tcggttaatccggtgttaaaccctagcccgcagaccttctctgtgattgcaccggtgagttcatttcgccctacgtcggtttaaccgatgataccaaaatgcctcaattcttgtcccttggaccgaagagctttcagggcgctgccctgagacccgcgaggggcggctccccctcgacccccgtagcggaacccccgtaggggcggccctttgggcctagctacgcctatcttctctttgtcatcacttgaacctaaaagcctgggaatgttcatcttaacaatcatattagtccaagtgttgtgtgtgtcatcaatcgccaaaacattatattgaaatatggcatgagaggccattttcgctacacaacTCCAAACGCCGTTTTCTCGAACTTATTTTTCAGGATCCTTGTGAATAAAAATGTAAATATATTTATGTTATGGGTCTAATACATTTTTCCATGTAACTAACAATATGTAAGTTGTTGCGGAGAATTCTCAACTTTTTCGGAACACATTTGTTATTTTCTACCacttaatttaatttttgtcTACTTATGGAAAGAAATTCCAATTTGAACTACATTGCACCAAagattattcaaaaatttgtgcaaaattcaTATTTAACTGTATTTCATATATTTTAGCCCATTTcctttataaaaataaaaaaatttaacttCCTTCCAGAGACAATTCAAACATATATCCCCAAACCACTATCAAATAGTTGTCGTAATATTTAAATTTGCTCAAAAAATTCTAAACTTTGGCATGGAACCATTTTATGGATGGAAAAGATTAACAAAAAAGTTTCACAAGATTTCGCAACTTTCTTTGCACACATTATTCACAGAAAGAACACGTGTACACATTGTTTCATACACTTCAACTCAAACTTTAATGTTTGCACATCATAATCCATTTCTTTCCTCAGATAGACTTCAATTTTCGACATTGCCTTTCATTTTCGAACTTATTTTTTAGGATCCTTGTGAATAAAAATGTAAATATATTTATGTTATGGGTCTAAATACATTTTTTCCATGTAACTAACAATATGTAAGTTCAGGTTTGTTCAGTGATTCAGTTCACTGAATTCAGTATGTGTCCAGTTCAGGGAATGAGGGATCAGGTTTCCCCATTTTTATTCAAGTTGCATGCCCTGGGCAGGAACAATTATTAGCAAACATAGATTTTGTCGTTTGGTCAGCACACCCATACAGCACACCCATACGCCAAGATGATTTTGTCTTGTTTGGTCACCTGTGAACACCTATATTTTTACAGAACACCATgtataaaatctgaaaattagACTGGGGGAACAAACTGAGATGATATGACTTCTCAAAAATGGCACAGATATTCCACAAAAAAATGATAGCAACAAATGGCACCAAAATTGCAGTGCCAAGAAATATGCAGATCAACATAGCACCATTGGAATTCACATGTCACAATAACTAAGGAGCTTACATAACTGAGTTCACAAACCATAATTATTTTGCGGCTAACAAATACAACAGCTTCTAAGACACATTAGGAGCTGTTTAAAAACAACAATTTCATCACAACTCAGATTCACATATATCAATTACTCGACATCACTGTACTCACCATCATCAACAGGGATCATACTTCCACATTCATTTTCACTATCATATTGCCCTAaggtatcatcatcttcattgTACAGGTCATGTTCTTCAACTTCCGGTTCCCGTTGCCTACGAATCTGATCAACTAGGGACGCCTCTACATTGATACCGTCTTCTTCATTGACTGGCTGTTCATCAATCGAACATCCTTCCTGAGCTTCAACTTGAGATATTTCCTGCTCATCATCTTGGTATGTCAGATCAACCCCTCCCTCTTGCATGTCTTCATTTTCCTCTTCATTCACATTCCACAAGTGCCGATGTGAAaatttttgaacaactttccAGGGTTCACCATGCTTGTTATCATCCAAGTAGAAAACCTTTGTTGCCTGTGTTGCAAGGATGAAAGCATCATCCTTGTACCAACAACTGCCATGGCTGATGCTTTTGAAATATCCACCATTCTTCATCCTAGACTTCTTGCTACAGGTATCAAACCAATCACACTTGAATAACACCAGTGTCCTTTGGTTGCTAGCGTCGGAGTTGTATTGCAACTGTAATACTTCTTTCAGCTGACCATAAAAGTCTATGTCTTCTCCATTATGTGACCCCTCAACCATGACTCCACTATTCTGTGTTCGTCTACTGCTCTCACACTCCACGGTGTGATATCGGACACCATCGACAATACAACCTGAAAATATACGAAGTCTAAGATCTGGTAAACTCGCCAATGCATATAGGTCTTCGTTGATTTGTTCTCCATTCACAAACCTCCGGGTAGCAAGCTGCAGTAAAATATATATTAGCAAGATCTTTCCTAAACTGAAACTACTTAAATGATGACATGTTATCTCACAGCCAAAACTGAAAATATTTAAATAATGACATCATCTCATAGCCAAAACTGAAAATACTTAAATAATGACTCACGTATTTCCTAAACCATCCTGGAAATTCCTTAGCAAGGTTCCCCTCAACATTACGATTGCCAGCAGTTTCTAACTCCTTCCTATAAATCCTGCAAACAGGTGCATAATTCCCATGTGAGAGCTAAAATTTTATATGATAGACAAATTAAAATAGGTGCATTATTGAAGGacatactctataaatgactcgACCTCCTTAGTATTGTTGAGGACATACCAGACCATCCTGTCATAATCCTTCGCATCATATGTAAGCCTCGGTGCCCCCAACAGATTTGCTCCATGATGGAAAATAGATAAACCACATGTACTCCTAGGAACACGCTCTTTGTTCCTGCCCTCACGATTGTGCCTAGTGTCAACATCATCAAAATACCTTGAGCAAGCAGTCAAGCACTCATTTGCCATATATGCCTCTGCAATGGAGCCCTCAGGCCTTGCCATGTTCCTCACAAAATGTTTCAAGGTCAACAACCTACGTTCTACAGGGTACATCCATCCATATTGAACTGGACCTCTTAGGATTGCATCATCAATTAAGTGAATGCACAAGtgctccatcacatcaaaaaagGCAGGCGGGAAAATTTTCTCAAGCTTGCACATTATTATTGGGATTTCACCTCTCATCCGGTTCAAGATATCTAACTTCAATTTCTTAGCACAAATTTGCTGGAAAAAGTTACCAAATTCAGCAATTGCTTCACATATTTCCTTATGCATGATTCCTCGGAGACCGACTGGTAATATTCTTTGGAGAAGGATATGACAATCGTGAGTTTTCAATGCTTGTACTTTGCATTCATCAACACTAACACACCTTGCTAAGTTGGAGGCATATCCATCTGGGAGTTTGACATTCTTTATAAAAGCACAGAAAGCACTTATCTGAGCTTTAGTCATCTTATATGGAGCGTGTGGAACAGAGTATGAATTCCCATTAGCCTTCAAGTGTAATTTTTTCCTTATACCCATATCTTCCAAATCAAGCCTCGCAGAAATAGAGTCCTTTGACTTGCCTGCGATGTCGAGCAATGTACCGAGAAGTGCTTCACATATATTTTTCTCAATATGCATAACATCAAGATTGTGGCGTAGCTTCAAAGTAGACCAATATGGCAAGTCCCATAGAATCGACCTACTCTTCCAGCATTGACCTTCTTGTACCCTCTTTCTCCTTTTGTTATTAGGATGGTTCCCAAGTCTTACATGTTCCACCCATGCCAATTATTGCATCAACTCATCCACAGTAAATTCTTCAGGCTGTGCACGATCTTCAGTCTGACCATCAAaatctttctttcttctccaaATATGGTCCACTGGAAGAAAACGGCGATGGCCGATGTAGCAAATCTTGTTCCTAAGTCTTTTGAAGCAAGGATTTTTATCACAGCGAATACAAGCATAGTAACCTCTAGTTATTCTACCTGAAAGTGTGCTCAATGCCGGATAATCATGAATGCACCATATGACTGCAGCGTGAAGATCAAATTCTTTCCCGGTCAATGCATCCAAAGTAGGGACACCACTCCAGAGACTTAACAATTCTTCAACCAGCGGCTGCAGAAAGAGATCCATATCCTTTCCTGGGCACGACGGACCAGGAATAAGTAGGCACATCATGAAGTTGGATTGCTCCATACATTGCCATGGAGGAAAGTTGTAAGGGATAAGAAATACTGGCCACATGCTATATGAGGAGCTCATCTTCCCGAATGGATTAAACCCATCGGTAGCGAGGCCAAGTCGGATATTTTGTGGATCATTTGCAAACCATTCATACTTCCTATCAAAATCCTTCCATGCCTCACCATCAGCAGGATGGCTAAGCTCATTGTCCGCTGGTTTCCTCTTCAACTTGTGCCATTGTGCTTGAGCTGAAAGTTCTTTGGATCTAAACATCCTCTTCAACCTTGGAATCAAAGGAAAATGACTTAGAACCTTTTCTGGAATCTGCCTTCGATTATCTGCATCCTTCCATCTTGAAGCACCACATATTCGGACACACGTGTATTGACTCATATCCAAGTcctaatgcacaaataatattCTTCGCTTCAGCATAAGATGCAGGGATAGAACAATTTGGAAATGCCGACCTTAACAAGTCTAATAGAGCACTGAATCCAACATTGCTGATTCTGTAAAATGAATTGATATGGAGCAACTTCGCCACAAAAGAAAACCTAGTATAGGGACTATCAGGGTGTAGCACCTGTTTCATCTCTTCTAATATGGTGGCAAACTTTGACTTCGTTCTTGGTCCATGATTTTGATCTGGGTACAGATCTTGTACCATACGGTACATTTGATCATCTTCTGGGTCATCTTGAGGCTCATCTTCTAGGACATCTTCAATCAAATGCTCAACATTGCAGCCAATATCTTCATTCAAATGCTCAACATTTTCAGTTATCATGACTACTGGTTCTCCTTCTCCATGATGTATCCACATAGTGTATGTGTTAGACATCCCGTAGATAAGTAAGTGATCCTCCACATCTCCTTTATGTTCATTTAACCGATTCAAACACTTACGACATGGGCATAATATCTCCTGATTGCCACTCAAATTTTCTGAAACAAAGTTCATGAACTCAGTGACCCCATCCTGATGCTCCTTGCTAAACAACCTACAATTCATCCAAGTTCTTTCCATCTGCAACAAATTGAAATAGACAGGCAAGGAATCAACAAGTGATCGTTGCCCAACTACTATTTGCCTATTTCTATCACTTCCAATCTATGGTTCCAATTCAATATATAAAACTAAAATATAAGTTTGTCTCATATGTACCTTTCCTTCCTAATCGAAGGGGATGGGGCAGTCTCTGGATCCCAGAGCTCCTGGGGGCGTTCCTAGTGGTTGAGCCTGTGAAGCCCGGCGGCCTGGAGCTGCAGCCAGGCGTCAAGCTCCTGGGGGCAGAGGCGGGGGCGGGCAACTGCCGTTGGCATCGGGATCCTGACGCCAGAGGCCTCCTACTGGTGGCGCCGGGCTCCTGGGGGCGTTCCCAACATTGTGCCCGTGAAGCCCAGCGGCCTGGAGCTGCAGCCAGCTAGCGTCGAGCTCATGGGGCGGGGCGGAGCTACTGCCGGCGGCGTGGGATCCAGCCGGCGGTGGCAGcctccggccggcggcgtcgggctCCAGCAGGCGCGGGCAAACCGGGGTGTTGTCGAGCTCCAGTAGGGCGCGTTGGGGACGGGGTGGGGCTGCTGCCGGCGCCGTGGGATCCAGCCGGCGGCGTCGGCTCCTGGGGCGCGATGGGGTAAGGGCGGCGGCGTCAGGCTTCTGGGGCGCGATGGGGAGAAGGGCGTCGCGTCTTTCGGAGACTTCTAGCCGTATGGCCTTACTAAATTTCACATGACCCCTATATCTCTAAAAAGTTTGGTGTTACCTCTATGTCATGCTTTTGCCTCTGTACTCTTCCATCCATATTCTGTTAAAAGATAACGGTACAAGAGCTCTGACAATTAGAATTCAGCAGGCGAA
This portion of the Panicum virgatum strain AP13 chromosome 2N, P.virgatum_v5, whole genome shotgun sequence genome encodes:
- the LOC120660203 gene encoding uncharacterized protein LOC120660203 isoform X1 gives rise to the protein MHIEKNICEALLGTLLDIAGKSKDSISARLDLEDMGIRKKLHLKANGNSYSVPHAPYKMTKAQISAFCAFIKNVKLPDGYASNLARCVSVDECKVQALKTHDCHILLQRILPVGLRGIMHKEICEAIAEFGNFFQQICAKKLKLDILNRMRGEIPIIMCKLEKIFPPAFFDVMEHLCIHLIDDAILRGPVQYGWMYPVERRLLTLKHFVRNMARPEGSIAEAYMANECLTACSRYFDDVDTRHNREGRNKERVPRSTCGLSIFHHGANLLGAPRLTYDAKDYDRMVWYVLNNTKEVESFIEIYRKELETAGNRNVEGNLAKEFPGWFRKYLATRRFVNGEQINEDLYALASLPDLRLRIFSGCIVDGVRYHTVECESSRRTQNSGVMVEGSHNGEDIDFYGQLKEVLQLQYNSDASNQRTLVLFKCDWFDTCSKKSRMKNGGYFKSISHGSCWYKDDAFILATQATKVFYLDDNKHGEPWKVVQKFSHRHLWNVNEEENEDMQEGGVDLTYQDDEQEISQVEAQEGCSIDEQPVNEEDGINVEASLVDQIRRQREPEVEEHDLYNEDDDTLGQYDSENECGSMIPVDDGEYSDVE
- the LOC120660203 gene encoding uncharacterized protein LOC120660203 isoform X2, translating into MHIEKNICEALLGTLLDIAGKSKDSISARLDLEDMGIRKKLHLKANGNSYSVPHAPYKMTKAQISAFCAFIKNVKLPDGYASNLARCVSVDECKVQALKTHDCHILLQRILPVGLRGIMHKEICEAIAEFGNFFQQICAKKLKLDILNRMRGEIPIIMCKLEKIFPPAFFDVMEHLCIHLIDDAILRGPVQYGWMYPVERRLLTLKHFVRNMARPEGSIAEAYMANECLTACSRYFDDVDTRHNREGRNKERVPRSTCGLSIFHHGANLLGAPRLTYDAKDYDRMVWIYRKELETAGNRNVEGNLAKEFPGWFRKYLATRRFVNGEQINEDLYALASLPDLRLRIFSGCIVDGVRYHTVECESSRRTQNSGVMVEGSHNGEDIDFYGQLKEVLQLQYNSDASNQRTLVLFKCDWFDTCSKKSRMKNGGYFKSISHGSCWYKDDAFILATQATKVFYLDDNKHGEPWKVVQKFSHRHLWNVNEEENEDMQEGGVDLTYQDDEQEISQVEAQEGCSIDEQPVNEEDGINVEASLVDQIRRQREPEVEEHDLYNEDDDTLGQYDSENECGSMIPVDDGEYSDVE